A section of the Amycolatopsis sp. AA4 genome encodes:
- a CDS encoding response regulator transcription factor produces MLKILLIDDEVLVRSGIRMILESDPGIEVVAEAGDGREALALVREHRPDLVLTDVQMPEVDGLEVTRLVTAEPDAPAVVVLTTFDLDEYVHEALRHGATGFLLKDTPPRELVKAMHVVGDGEAMLSPSITRRLLTHFASAATPTSARTRLEPLTPREREVAVAVGQGSSNAEIARALGLSEATVKVHLGRIMAKTEAANRTQVAILVHDAGLA; encoded by the coding sequence GTGCTGAAAATCCTGCTGATCGACGACGAGGTGCTCGTACGCAGCGGCATCCGGATGATCCTGGAATCCGATCCGGGGATCGAGGTGGTCGCGGAAGCCGGCGACGGCCGCGAAGCGCTCGCCCTCGTCCGCGAGCACCGGCCGGACCTCGTGCTCACCGACGTGCAGATGCCCGAGGTCGACGGCCTGGAGGTGACCCGCCTGGTGACCGCCGAACCGGACGCGCCCGCAGTCGTGGTGCTGACGACGTTCGACCTCGACGAGTACGTGCACGAAGCGCTTCGCCACGGTGCCACGGGTTTCCTGCTGAAGGACACGCCGCCGCGCGAGCTGGTCAAGGCGATGCACGTGGTCGGCGACGGCGAGGCGATGCTGTCGCCGTCCATCACTCGGCGGTTGTTGACGCACTTCGCCAGTGCCGCCACTCCGACGTCTGCCCGGACTCGGCTCGAACCGCTGACGCCTCGTGAACGCGAGGTCGCGGTGGCTGTCGGACAGGGCTCGAGCAACGCCGAGATCGCCCGAGCGCTCGGGCTCAGCGAGGCGACCGTGAAGGTCCACTTGGGACGGATCATGGCCAAGACCGAGGCGGCGAACCGCACGCAGGTCGCGATCCTGGTGCACGACGCCGGGCTCGCCTGA
- a CDS encoding DUF4190 domain-containing protein translates to MPLPKPTGPSYEDAPPPAEPRGTNGFAIASLILAIPAFSLPLSIAFGVIALRQTRVFGNPGRGLAIAGLSISGAWVAALLIGLAVASPSPDPLFHASPGDCFRSGAKASPVSCEDAHDIEVFRLAPGGDSLRSACEAEAKEYFASSVPPDYVHVSARQPSTSDSPGQHAVCTLETDFPTTGRVVH, encoded by the coding sequence ATGCCGCTGCCGAAACCGACCGGGCCGAGCTACGAAGACGCGCCGCCGCCCGCGGAACCGCGCGGCACCAACGGCTTCGCGATCGCGTCGCTGATCCTGGCGATCCCGGCGTTCAGCCTGCCGTTGAGCATCGCGTTCGGCGTCATCGCGCTCCGCCAGACCCGCGTATTCGGCAACCCGGGCCGCGGGCTCGCGATCGCCGGCTTGTCGATCAGCGGCGCGTGGGTCGCGGCGCTCCTGATCGGGCTCGCGGTGGCCAGTCCTTCCCCGGACCCGCTGTTCCACGCCAGCCCCGGCGACTGTTTCCGCTCGGGCGCCAAAGCCAGCCCGGTGTCCTGCGAGGACGCGCACGACATCGAGGTGTTCCGCCTGGCCCCCGGCGGCGATTCGCTCCGCAGCGCGTGCGAGGCCGAAGCCAAGGAGTACTTCGCGAGCAGCGTCCCGCCGGACTACGTTCACGTGAGCGCACGGCAGCCGTCCACCTCGGACTCCCCCGGCCAGCACGCGGTATGCACGCTCGAGACCGACTTCCCCACCACCGGCCGGGTCGTGCACTGA
- a CDS encoding cobyric acid synthase: MSGLLIAGTTSDAGKSLVTAGLCRWFARRGVRVAPFKAQNMSNNSMVCADGAEIGRAQWLQARAARVEPEAAMNPVLLKPGSDRRSHVIALGKPYGTLEAGEYATGRAGLADIAFAAFAELRQRFDLVVCEGAGSPAEINLRSGDYVNLGLARRFSLPVLVVGDIDRGGVLAAMFGTLALLSPEDQALVAGWLVNKFRGDVGLLQPGLNSLEKVTGRPVLGVLPWLDRVWIDSEDALAAAGWRHEAAQRGLRVAVVRFPRASNATDVDALAAEPGVTVSLTADPDTVAAADLVVLPGSRATVDDLKWLRTRGLADAVTARAKAGLPVLGICGGYQMLAESIEDNVESEAGLVEGLGLLPTRVKFAEEKVLGRPVGEWRGHRVEAYEIHHGSAGSADAESFLDGYRVGSVWGTTWHGALENDGFRRAWLAEAAAQAGIEWQAVEGAPGFADLREDMLDRLADAIQSEVDTGMLLALAEAGAPGGLPFVPPGAP, encoded by the coding sequence ATGAGCGGGCTGCTGATCGCCGGTACCACGTCCGACGCCGGGAAAAGCCTGGTCACCGCTGGACTCTGCCGCTGGTTCGCGCGGCGCGGCGTGCGGGTCGCGCCGTTCAAGGCGCAGAACATGTCGAACAACTCGATGGTCTGCGCGGACGGTGCGGAGATCGGCCGCGCGCAGTGGCTGCAGGCGCGGGCGGCGCGGGTGGAGCCGGAAGCGGCGATGAACCCCGTACTGCTCAAGCCGGGCAGCGACCGGCGCAGTCACGTGATCGCGCTCGGCAAGCCGTACGGCACGCTCGAAGCCGGGGAGTACGCCACCGGCCGGGCTGGGCTCGCGGACATCGCCTTCGCCGCGTTTGCCGAGCTGCGGCAACGGTTTGACCTCGTCGTCTGTGAGGGCGCGGGCAGCCCGGCGGAGATCAACCTGCGCTCCGGCGACTACGTCAACCTGGGCCTGGCGCGGCGGTTTTCGCTGCCGGTGCTGGTGGTCGGCGACATCGACCGCGGCGGGGTGCTGGCCGCGATGTTCGGCACGCTCGCGTTGCTGTCGCCCGAGGACCAGGCGCTCGTCGCGGGCTGGCTGGTGAACAAATTCCGCGGTGACGTCGGGTTGCTGCAGCCCGGGTTGAACAGCCTGGAGAAGGTCACCGGACGGCCGGTGCTCGGCGTGCTGCCGTGGCTGGACCGCGTGTGGATCGACTCCGAGGACGCCCTCGCCGCGGCCGGATGGCGGCACGAAGCCGCGCAACGCGGGTTGCGGGTCGCGGTCGTCCGGTTCCCGCGGGCGTCCAACGCGACCGACGTGGACGCGCTCGCGGCGGAGCCGGGCGTCACGGTGAGCCTGACCGCCGACCCGGATACCGTCGCCGCCGCGGATCTGGTCGTGCTGCCGGGCTCGCGGGCCACTGTGGACGATCTGAAGTGGTTGCGTACGCGAGGTTTAGCGGATGCGGTGACCGCGCGGGCTAAGGCGGGTCTTCCGGTGCTGGGGATCTGCGGCGGCTACCAGATGCTCGCGGAGTCCATTGAGGACAACGTCGAGTCGGAAGCCGGGCTGGTCGAAGGGCTGGGACTGCTGCCGACGCGCGTGAAGTTCGCCGAGGAGAAGGTGCTCGGCCGTCCGGTCGGCGAGTGGCGCGGGCATCGGGTGGAGGCGTACGAGATCCATCACGGCAGTGCGGGTTCGGCGGATGCGGAGTCGTTTTTGGACGGTTACCGGGTCGGTTCGGTGTGGGGGACCACGTGGCATGGCGCGTTGGAGAACGACGGGTTCCGGCGTGCGTGGCTTGCCGAGGCGGCGGCGCAGGCCGGGATCGAGTGGCAGGCGGTCGAGGGTGCGCCGGGGTTCGCGGATTTGCGGGAGGACATGCTGGACCGGCTGGCGGACGCGATTCAGTCCGAAGTGGACACGGGGATGCTGCTGGCGCTGGCGGAGGCGGGCGCGCCGGGCGGGTTGCCGTTCGTGCCGCCGGGGGCTCCCTGA
- a CDS encoding cobalamin biosynthesis protein: protein MPLRQAVTAAGLIAGYAADAWFGDPRRGHPVAAFGTAAGQLERWWWADSKPRGAAHAAVCAGSVVGFGLLAEKAARNRPGARFVLTAAATWAVLGGRGLAAEGREMARLLESGELPAARQRLSHLCARDATGLDSAELTRAATESIAENTSDAVVAPLLWGAVAGVPGLLGYRAVNTLDAMIGYRSPRHRNFGWFAARTDDWANLVPARVGAVLTAVTAPLAGGHTRSAWRAWRRDGSAHPSPNAGQVEAAFAGALDIRLGGTNTYHGEVERRSTLGDGRPPGASDLRRAVRLSRLVGAAALAVAAGIAVSGMRSAGITVAG, encoded by the coding sequence GTGCCACTCCGACAAGCCGTCACCGCGGCCGGGCTGATCGCCGGATACGCCGCCGACGCGTGGTTCGGCGACCCGCGCCGGGGACATCCGGTCGCCGCCTTCGGCACCGCCGCTGGCCAGCTCGAACGCTGGTGGTGGGCCGATTCCAAGCCGCGCGGGGCGGCCCACGCGGCGGTCTGCGCGGGGTCCGTGGTCGGATTCGGGCTGCTTGCCGAGAAGGCGGCGCGGAACCGGCCGGGTGCCCGATTCGTCCTGACCGCCGCGGCGACGTGGGCCGTCCTGGGCGGCCGCGGGCTCGCCGCGGAGGGACGCGAAATGGCGCGATTACTCGAATCGGGTGAATTGCCCGCCGCCCGGCAGCGGCTCAGCCACCTCTGCGCGCGCGACGCGACCGGTCTCGACTCGGCCGAGCTGACCCGCGCGGCCACCGAATCGATCGCCGAGAACACCTCCGACGCGGTCGTCGCGCCGTTGCTGTGGGGTGCGGTCGCGGGCGTGCCGGGGCTGCTGGGGTACCGCGCGGTGAACACGCTCGACGCGATGATCGGCTACCGCTCGCCGCGCCACCGCAACTTCGGCTGGTTCGCCGCGCGCACCGACGACTGGGCCAATCTGGTGCCCGCGCGCGTCGGCGCGGTGCTGACCGCGGTGACCGCGCCGCTGGCCGGCGGACATACGCGGTCGGCCTGGCGGGCTTGGCGCCGCGACGGCAGTGCGCATCCGAGTCCGAACGCGGGACAGGTCGAGGCTGCTTTCGCTGGTGCGCTGGACATCCGGCTCGGCGGCACGAACACGTATCACGGCGAGGTCGAGCGCCGGAGCACGCTGGGCGACGGACGGCCGCCGGGGGCGAGCGATCTGCGCCGGGCGGTGCGGTTGTCGCGGCTGGTCGGCGCGGCGGCGCTGGCGGTCGCGGCGGGGATCGCGGTGAGCGGGATGCGGAGCGCGGGGATTACGGTGGCGGGATGA